In Mongoliitalea daihaiensis, one DNA window encodes the following:
- a CDS encoding SDR family NAD(P)-dependent oxidoreductase gives MTLAITGPTSGIGEETLKALVKSFDEILILARNERKATEMIKSFPTSIQPKMRFVQIDLSDLKSVQRASEAILASTSQLDVLINNAGGIFQKKEITVDGLELSFAANHLGHFLLTENLIPLLLKSKNPKVINLSSEAHRAAKIDFENLAQCQNGYSSFTAYANAKLCNILFAKSLVDKYGDKGLHAYALHPGVVKTRFGNEAGGIFKFMWKLAEPFMITAAKGAATSIYLASQDISPKFNGYYFKNSKPNTPTSTARSKEVRDKLWDLSEQLIQKLLNSPAK, from the coding sequence ATGACACTAGCAATAACAGGCCCTACATCGGGTATCGGTGAAGAAACGTTGAAGGCACTGGTAAAATCATTTGATGAAATTCTCATATTGGCCAGAAACGAAAGGAAAGCAACCGAAATGATAAAAAGCTTTCCCACATCTATTCAACCAAAGATGCGTTTTGTGCAGATTGATTTATCTGATTTGAAAAGTGTTCAACGTGCATCAGAAGCTATACTAGCGTCCACATCTCAGCTAGACGTATTAATCAATAATGCGGGAGGGATTTTTCAAAAGAAAGAAATCACAGTGGATGGATTAGAATTATCTTTTGCCGCCAATCACTTAGGACACTTTCTATTGACTGAAAATTTGATTCCTCTCCTACTCAAATCTAAAAACCCTAAAGTCATCAACCTGAGTTCTGAAGCTCATCGAGCTGCAAAAATTGATTTCGAAAATTTAGCACAATGCCAAAATGGCTACAGTTCATTCACAGCTTATGCCAATGCAAAACTTTGCAACATTTTATTTGCTAAATCATTGGTGGACAAGTATGGTGACAAAGGCTTACATGCATACGCACTTCATCCGGGTGTTGTAAAAACCCGCTTTGGTAACGAAGCCGGTGGAATCTTCAAATTCATGTGGAAACTCGCAGAACCGTTTATGATAACAGCTGCAAAAGGAGCAGCAACCTCCATATATTTGGCTTCTCAGGATATTTCACCCAAATTCAATGGATACTATTTTAAAAATTCCAAACCCAATACCCCTACATCCACTGCCCGATCAAAAGAAGTACGAGACAAACTTTGGGATTTAAGTGAGCAACTGATTCAGAAACTTCTCAATTCTCCTGCAAAATAA
- a CDS encoding Brp/Blh family beta-carotene 15,15'-dioxygenase produces the protein MRKIELAAKVIAFFIGLLYLLFFQESDWLMYTLFVGVMLTVGISHGAIDHLLLNPSIRGKALGIFIAKYLGIMTVYLAVWLVFPLLGLIAFILMSAYHFGQSHFLNLAQGKFPQIVYFTTGLFFLLLILWADYSETSAIVGTVVNIEPYKSQLLVMIFLTGIAMLISGWMNFGKAFNRSLIEIVMIALLLSQLPLLLGFAIYFGFWHSLPSILVEYEALKDTLGEHKLKNFIYQLMPFTSISIIGIGILLLLMLNRVESESLIFVFFVLISLVSAPHIWYMDKFLMARNQN, from the coding sequence ATGAGAAAAATTGAGCTCGCTGCCAAAGTTATTGCCTTCTTTATAGGTCTGTTATACCTCTTGTTTTTTCAGGAGAGCGATTGGCTGATGTACACGCTATTTGTCGGGGTAATGCTCACTGTAGGCATCTCGCATGGAGCGATCGATCATTTACTCTTAAATCCTTCTATTCGAGGAAAGGCACTGGGAATTTTCATAGCTAAATATTTGGGTATTATGACAGTCTATTTAGCAGTATGGTTGGTATTTCCATTACTTGGATTGATTGCTTTTATCCTGATGTCAGCTTACCATTTCGGGCAATCCCACTTTTTGAATCTAGCTCAAGGTAAATTTCCTCAAATCGTTTACTTTACTACGGGGCTTTTTTTCTTATTGCTGATTTTGTGGGCTGATTATTCGGAAACCAGTGCAATTGTAGGAACTGTTGTAAATATTGAACCATATAAAAGTCAATTGCTAGTCATGATTTTCCTTACTGGCATTGCCATGCTAATCAGTGGATGGATGAATTTTGGTAAGGCTTTCAACAGAAGTTTAATAGAGATAGTTATGATAGCCTTGCTATTGTCTCAACTTCCTTTGCTACTTGGATTTGCCATATATTTCGGCTTTTGGCATTCTTTGCCAAGTATTTTGGTCGAATATGAAGCATTGAAGGATACCCTAGGAGAACACAAGTTGAAGAATTTTATTTATCAACTCATGCCCTTTACCAGTATCAGTATTATAGGAATTGGGATATTACTTCTTTTGATGCTTAATCGAGTAGAATCTGAAAGTTTAATTTTCGTTTTCTTTGTATTGATTTCGCTTGTATCAGCTCCTCATATTTGGTACATGGATAAATTTTTGATGGCAAGAAATCAAAATTGA
- a CDS encoding GNAT family N-acetyltransferase, translating into MQAIIPAVDRNLIKQELSEDRFLRYTNNGNNHIYLVDYHNAPHTVQEIGRLRELTFRAAGGGTGLPMDLDENDSNETCYQQLITWNPEEEEIVAGYRLIYCKYAGVLQDGQLDLSTAHLFSFSEKFIEDYIPHTIELGRSFVQPKFQPSLDNRKGLFSLDNLWDGLGAVVMLHPEVKYLFGKVTMYPHFNREARDLLLYFMNHYFPDTEVLVRPHSDLLLGYETDSKLFEGIFDGLDYKEGYKVLNSKVRGLGENIPPLINTYMNLSPSMKTFGTALNDEFGAVEETGILITIDDIYESKKQRHMETFERDRNLGSRD; encoded by the coding sequence ATGCAAGCAATCATTCCCGCAGTTGATAGGAATTTGATTAAACAAGAATTATCAGAAGATCGCTTTCTGAGGTATACCAATAATGGTAATAATCATATTTACCTAGTGGATTATCACAATGCCCCACATACAGTTCAAGAAATTGGAAGACTTCGAGAGTTGACATTTCGGGCAGCAGGAGGAGGTACTGGTTTACCCATGGATTTAGACGAAAATGATAGTAATGAGACCTGCTATCAGCAACTGATTACTTGGAATCCAGAAGAGGAGGAAATTGTTGCAGGCTATCGTTTGATCTACTGTAAGTATGCTGGCGTATTACAGGATGGTCAATTGGACTTATCAACGGCACATCTATTTTCTTTTTCAGAAAAATTTATTGAGGACTATATCCCTCATACGATAGAATTGGGGCGCTCATTTGTTCAGCCTAAGTTCCAGCCGAGCTTAGATAATCGTAAGGGCTTGTTTTCATTGGATAACTTATGGGATGGATTGGGTGCTGTAGTAATGTTGCATCCAGAGGTCAAATACCTTTTTGGTAAAGTAACGATGTATCCCCACTTCAATCGAGAAGCTCGGGATTTGCTACTCTATTTCATGAATCACTATTTTCCGGATACAGAGGTTTTAGTTAGACCACATTCAGATCTATTGCTTGGGTATGAAACAGATTCGAAGCTCTTTGAAGGAATTTTTGATGGATTGGATTACAAAGAGGGATATAAAGTTCTCAACTCTAAAGTACGAGGACTTGGTGAAAATATTCCACCTCTAATCAATACCTACATGAACCTTTCTCCTTCTATGAAAACCTTTGGAACGGCTTTAAATGATGAATTTGGAGCAGTGGAAGAAACAGGAATATTGATAACCATTGATGATATCTACGAAAGTAAAAAACAACGCCATATGGAAACATTTGAGCGTGATAGAAACTTGGGAAGTAGAGATTAA
- a CDS encoding CoA-binding protein, with translation MKKTVIIGATPNPSRYAYLVAEMLHERSIPFVPVGIKSGTVFGEEILNLREKPSITDVHTVTMYVGPENQKEWYAYILSLKPERIVFNPGTENPELMNLAKDAGIAVWPACNLVLLSTGQF, from the coding sequence ATGAAAAAGACTGTCATCATTGGTGCAACACCCAATCCATCCAGATATGCTTACTTGGTTGCCGAAATGCTCCATGAGCGTTCCATTCCTTTCGTTCCAGTTGGAATTAAATCTGGAACAGTTTTCGGGGAAGAAATTCTTAACTTACGTGAAAAGCCTAGCATTACTGATGTGCACACGGTAACAATGTATGTGGGACCTGAAAATCAAAAAGAGTGGTATGCCTATATCTTGTCTTTAAAACCAGAAAGGATTGTGTTCAACCCAGGAACTGAAAATCCAGAACTGATGAATTTGGCAAAAGATGCGGGCATCGCTGTCTGGCCTGCATGTAACCTGGTTCTCCTCAGTACAGGTCAATTTTGA
- a CDS encoding aspartate aminotransferase family protein → MNNRQLFLSHLAQTTDFPLMIEIERAEGIYMYGPDGKRYLDLISGIGVSNVGHRHPHVLNAIQSQLDKYLHLMVYGEYVQCPQVKLAEALCQTLPNKLNNVYLVNSGSEAVEGALKLAKRYTNRREIISCVNAYHGSSHGSLSVGGNEIFKRAYRPLLPGIRNVIYGSYYQLDEITEATAAVIIETIQGEAGIRVACKDYFQALRKRCDDTGTLLILDEIQAGFGRTGKFWAFEHFDIVPDILVCAKGMGGGMPIGAFIANQEVMASFKNNPLLGHITTFGGHPVSSAASLATLQVIQESDLLAQVDAKADLIKRLLVHPKIKGIRNKGLMMAVEFESFDVLKPIIDRAIELGVITDWFLFCDDSMRIAPPLIITEEEIKEACAVILEAIG, encoded by the coding sequence ATGAATAATAGACAACTCTTTTTAAGTCACCTTGCCCAAACTACCGATTTTCCTTTAATGATCGAAATTGAGCGAGCGGAAGGTATTTACATGTATGGCCCTGATGGCAAGCGCTACTTGGATCTGATTTCAGGTATTGGCGTCAGCAATGTGGGCCATAGACACCCGCATGTATTGAACGCTATTCAATCACAATTGGATAAATATTTACACTTGATGGTCTATGGAGAATATGTCCAATGCCCCCAAGTAAAGTTGGCTGAAGCACTCTGCCAGACCCTTCCAAACAAACTCAACAATGTCTATTTGGTCAATTCTGGTTCAGAGGCAGTGGAAGGTGCATTAAAGCTAGCCAAAAGATACACGAATCGTAGAGAAATCATTTCTTGCGTAAATGCCTACCATGGATCCAGTCATGGATCACTTTCTGTCGGTGGAAATGAGATTTTCAAACGGGCTTATCGACCCTTGCTACCAGGAATTCGAAATGTTATCTATGGGAGTTATTATCAATTGGATGAGATTACGGAAGCTACTGCTGCGGTGATTATAGAGACTATTCAAGGGGAAGCAGGGATCCGAGTTGCATGTAAAGACTATTTTCAAGCGCTTCGAAAACGATGCGATGATACAGGAACGCTGTTGATTTTGGATGAAATCCAAGCGGGTTTTGGAAGGACTGGAAAATTTTGGGCTTTTGAACACTTTGACATTGTCCCGGATATCTTGGTTTGTGCCAAGGGTATGGGTGGTGGTATGCCAATTGGTGCCTTTATTGCCAATCAAGAGGTAATGGCTTCTTTTAAGAATAATCCTTTACTAGGTCATATTACCACTTTTGGTGGACATCCTGTATCATCCGCTGCCTCTTTAGCCACCCTTCAGGTTATTCAGGAATCGGATTTATTAGCTCAAGTGGATGCCAAGGCAGATTTGATCAAGCGCTTACTGGTCCACCCAAAAATCAAAGGCATTCGTAATAAAGGCTTAATGATGGCCGTAGAGTTTGAGTCATTTGATGTATTGAAACCCATCATCGATCGAGCCATCGAACTTGGTGTCATTACTGATTGGTTTTTGTTTTGTGATGACAGCATGCGCATCGCTCCTCCGTTGATTATTACCGAAGAAGAAATTAAAGAAGCCTGTGCTGTAATTTTAGAGGCTATTGGATAA
- a CDS encoding 1-acyl-sn-glycerol-3-phosphate acyltransferase: MNAPQKKPFIEIDAVIKNKNPKLFKWLPGFVLAYIKRIAHEKDINRTMANIGHLKGIEFVNALVDEFGVQVELTGEENIPINESVIFAANHPLGGMDGIAFMYALGKYRTDIRFLVNDILTNIKNFEPMFIPVNKHGSNGREVSRLIEDTYAGDHAVLVFPAGLVSRKQAHGIEDLEWKKSFISKAKRYKKNVVPVYIEGGNSNFFYNLARLRKQLGIQANIEMFYLADEMFSQRGKKVTIHIGKPISYKYFDKSKSETAWAEEVKRTVYQLAPKV; encoded by the coding sequence ATGAATGCACCACAAAAAAAGCCGTTTATTGAAATCGATGCGGTTATTAAAAATAAGAATCCCAAGCTTTTTAAATGGCTTCCCGGCTTTGTTTTAGCATATATCAAGCGGATTGCTCATGAAAAGGACATCAACCGAACCATGGCCAATATTGGACATTTGAAAGGAATTGAGTTTGTAAATGCCTTGGTAGATGAGTTTGGAGTTCAGGTCGAACTCACGGGAGAGGAAAACATACCTATCAATGAATCTGTGATCTTTGCGGCTAATCACCCCTTGGGTGGTATGGATGGAATTGCATTTATGTATGCGCTCGGTAAATACAGAACAGATATTCGATTTTTGGTAAACGATATCTTGACCAATATTAAAAATTTTGAACCTATGTTTATCCCTGTCAACAAGCATGGAAGCAATGGGAGGGAGGTTAGCCGACTGATTGAGGATACCTATGCAGGTGATCATGCAGTTTTGGTATTCCCTGCTGGATTGGTATCTAGAAAGCAAGCACACGGAATTGAAGATCTGGAATGGAAAAAAAGTTTTATCAGCAAAGCAAAGCGTTACAAAAAGAATGTAGTTCCTGTCTACATAGAAGGGGGAAATTCCAATTTCTTTTACAATCTTGCAAGACTGCGTAAGCAATTGGGTATTCAGGCAAATATCGAAATGTTTTATTTGGCAGATGAAATGTTTTCCCAGCGAGGAAAAAAAGTTACCATTCATATAGGAAAACCCATTTCTTACAAGTACTTTGATAAGTCAAAATCAGAGACAGCGTGGGCAGAAGAAGTTAAAAGGACTGTTTATCAATTGGCTCCAAAAGTTTAA
- a CDS encoding GMC family oxidoreductase has protein sequence MCILLRPKSKGSVGLHSANPLDPPKIEPNFFSHPDDLETLKRGFLKAKEIMETDTLKAFQKNGIYFPKQFDDDFLDEHIKRSLETLYHPVGTCKMGKDPMAVVDEKLRVHGITKLRIADASIMPSIITGNTNAACIMIGEKAADLILKNNEKAAVITEDFKRDL, from the coding sequence ATGTGTATTTTATTACGCCCTAAAAGTAAAGGTTCAGTTGGTTTACATTCAGCTAACCCCTTAGATCCTCCCAAAATTGAACCAAATTTTTTTTCACATCCAGATGACTTGGAAACGCTCAAACGTGGATTTCTGAAAGCAAAAGAAATTATGGAAACTGATACCTTGAAAGCTTTCCAAAAAAATGGTATTTACTTTCCCAAACAGTTTGATGATGATTTTTTGGACGAACACATCAAGCGGTCATTGGAAACCCTATATCATCCAGTAGGAACTTGTAAAATGGGAAAAGATCCTATGGCTGTAGTTGATGAGAAATTACGCGTACATGGCATTACTAAATTACGGATTGCCGATGCATCTATCATGCCAAGCATTATTACAGGCAATACCAATGCAGCCTGCATCATGATTGGAGAAAAGGCTGCGGACTTGATACTTAAAAATAATGAAAAAGCTGCCGTGATTACTGAAGACTTTAAAAGAGATCTGTAA
- a CDS encoding class I SAM-dependent methyltransferase, which produces MKESILSLCPSHWTDYELIDTGGFEKLERFGKFILSRPEPQAIWDKSMPESEWRAMAHAHFAKEKNNPEKGQWQEFKRIPHNWQVEYKNTAGLDLRLNLAMTSFKHIGLFPEQAVNWDYISETLANFPVAKPKILNLFAYTGAASVAARACGADVTHLDSVKQVVTWSKHNMESSKLEGIRWIVDDAMKFIKREQRRGNTYHGIILDPPAYGRGPDGEKWILEEQINEMLKVCAEILDPTHHFLILNMYSLSFSSMIAANLIRSNFSKVENAEHGELYLVDKFEKKLPLGIFFRFRS; this is translated from the coding sequence ATGAAGGAAAGCATACTCTCATTGTGCCCCTCCCACTGGACTGATTATGAATTGATAGATACGGGAGGTTTTGAAAAATTAGAACGATTTGGCAAATTTATTTTAAGCAGACCTGAGCCACAGGCCATCTGGGATAAAAGTATGCCTGAATCTGAATGGAGAGCTATGGCACATGCTCACTTCGCCAAGGAAAAAAACAATCCTGAAAAAGGACAATGGCAGGAATTTAAACGTATTCCACACAATTGGCAGGTTGAATATAAGAATACAGCAGGACTGGATTTGAGACTGAATTTAGCTATGACTTCGTTCAAGCATATCGGTCTATTTCCTGAACAAGCAGTCAATTGGGACTACATCAGCGAAACCCTTGCAAATTTCCCTGTAGCTAAGCCCAAAATTTTGAATTTGTTCGCATACACCGGAGCAGCTAGCGTGGCTGCCCGTGCCTGTGGAGCTGACGTCACCCATTTGGATTCTGTTAAGCAAGTAGTCACCTGGTCTAAACACAACATGGAAAGCTCCAAATTGGAAGGCATTCGATGGATTGTAGATGATGCGATGAAATTTATCAAACGTGAACAACGTCGCGGCAATACCTATCACGGCATTATCCTTGATCCTCCAGCTTATGGCAGAGGTCCTGATGGGGAAAAATGGATTTTGGAAGAGCAAATCAATGAAATGCTAAAAGTTTGTGCGGAAATATTGGATCCTACCCACCATTTTCTCATTCTGAATATGTATTCCCTGAGTTTTAGCTCTATGATCGCAGCAAATTTGATCCGATCAAATTTTTCAAAGGTGGAAAATGCTGAACATGGAGAGCTTTATTTGGTTGATAAGTTTGAAAAGAAATTACCCTTGGGTATCTTTTTTAGATTCCGAAGCTAA
- a CDS encoding penicillin acylase family protein produces MKKFLYIFVSLLILGLVGFLLLKNAHSPQYSGELRLDGLTSEVEVYFDAHGVPHIYGENAEDTYQAMGFLHAQDRIFQMDMMRRVGTGTLAELLGEDVLDIDKFFRTLGIPQHAAWSTEVWNQEGPSEWKSATEAYIKGVNQFIQQGNLPLEYRLLGSKPREFTINDVHGIAGYMAFSFAMAVRTDPLITKIVRNLGPDYTRSLSIHTLPEHFVIPNHYPERAEETGNVIVRSEQTISFLDKLPVPMLEGSNAWVIAPERTASGEVLFCNDTHIGFAQPSVWFEAHLEYPGFSFYGNHLAGLPFGLVGHSKHHSIGLTMFENDDQDFYEEQLNPDNPLETRYGDGFVPLTVREELIPVKGTDPVAITIRESIHGPIMNEVVPEIARLTANPVASWWVYVLEPSKAMEALWKLNHAQTIQDVEAAAPLIHAPGLNIMYGDKAGNIAWWAVARLPIRPNHVNSKVFLDGSNPADEPQGWIPFHENPMSINPPSGFVASANNQPDTLSNGSFYPGYYYPGDRWNRIAKTVSARNDWTTESIKNLQLEAINENHPLNAQSMIATVGKEAFGPYTDALKALERWSGNHDLDAVAPTVYYKWLYHTLHGMMADELGEEDFSTFLTTFLYIRSVPTLIRSEDSKWWDHIETDAVETKKDIVEAALEKTLQELADQLGKKDSEWLWKKVVVLEHPHPLGAKKPLDKIFNVKTVPVTANEESVNKLPFKLNGDGIYKVNSGPAMRIIVDFADVDGAISVLPTGQSGNVFSKYYKDQAHMFATGNYRPMLMNAQEIKEKATSTLTILRE; encoded by the coding sequence ATGAAAAAATTTCTTTACATTTTTGTCAGCCTACTGATTCTTGGATTGGTAGGTTTTTTATTACTCAAAAATGCGCATAGCCCACAATATTCCGGAGAATTGCGCTTAGATGGCTTAACATCGGAGGTCGAAGTGTATTTTGATGCCCACGGCGTTCCCCATATCTATGGAGAGAATGCGGAAGATACCTATCAGGCTATGGGATTTTTACACGCACAAGACCGTATTTTCCAAATGGATATGATGAGAAGAGTGGGTACTGGAACACTTGCGGAGTTACTTGGAGAAGATGTATTGGATATAGATAAATTTTTTAGAACACTAGGGATTCCTCAACATGCGGCCTGGAGTACAGAAGTTTGGAATCAGGAAGGTCCTTCCGAATGGAAATCTGCTACAGAAGCCTATATCAAAGGTGTGAATCAATTTATCCAGCAAGGGAATCTTCCCTTAGAGTATAGATTATTGGGAAGTAAGCCTCGGGAGTTTACCATCAATGATGTGCATGGGATAGCAGGTTATATGGCTTTTTCTTTTGCAATGGCTGTGAGAACAGACCCATTAATCACCAAAATCGTCAGAAATTTAGGCCCTGATTACACCCGTTCACTTTCTATTCATACCCTTCCCGAACACTTTGTTATTCCCAATCATTATCCAGAGCGAGCAGAAGAGACGGGAAATGTAATCGTCAGGAGTGAACAGACTATCAGCTTTTTGGATAAGCTTCCGGTGCCTATGCTGGAAGGTTCCAATGCTTGGGTTATTGCGCCAGAGCGCACGGCTTCAGGAGAAGTTTTGTTTTGTAATGACACCCATATTGGATTTGCTCAGCCTTCTGTTTGGTTTGAAGCCCATTTAGAATATCCTGGATTTAGTTTTTATGGAAATCATTTAGCGGGTCTCCCATTTGGCTTGGTAGGTCACAGCAAACATCACAGCATTGGTTTGACCATGTTTGAAAATGATGATCAGGATTTCTATGAAGAGCAACTGAACCCAGATAACCCTCTTGAAACGAGGTATGGAGATGGTTTTGTACCTTTGACTGTTCGGGAAGAATTAATTCCAGTGAAAGGAACAGATCCTGTAGCCATCACTATTCGGGAGTCTATCCATGGTCCCATTATGAATGAAGTGGTTCCTGAAATTGCACGCTTGACAGCTAATCCTGTTGCTTCTTGGTGGGTGTATGTATTGGAGCCATCCAAAGCAATGGAAGCTTTATGGAAATTAAATCATGCCCAAACTATCCAAGATGTAGAAGCTGCTGCTCCACTGATTCATGCGCCAGGTCTGAATATCATGTATGGAGATAAAGCTGGAAACATTGCGTGGTGGGCTGTGGCAAGACTACCAATTCGTCCCAACCATGTCAATTCCAAAGTCTTTTTGGATGGAAGTAATCCAGCTGATGAACCCCAAGGCTGGATTCCTTTTCATGAAAACCCAATGAGCATCAATCCACCATCCGGTTTTGTGGCTTCAGCCAACAATCAACCAGACACCTTAAGTAATGGATCGTTTTATCCTGGATATTATTATCCCGGTGATCGATGGAACCGCATTGCCAAAACAGTGAGTGCCAGAAATGATTGGACTACAGAAAGCATCAAAAATCTACAATTAGAGGCTATTAATGAAAATCATCCTCTCAATGCCCAGTCAATGATTGCTACGGTTGGAAAGGAAGCGTTTGGACCATATACTGATGCTTTAAAGGCACTTGAACGTTGGTCAGGAAATCATGATTTGGATGCGGTTGCACCTACGGTATATTATAAATGGCTGTATCACACCCTACATGGGATGATGGCCGATGAATTGGGAGAAGAAGATTTTAGTACCTTCTTGACTACCTTCCTATACATCCGAAGTGTTCCAACGTTAATTCGCTCGGAGGATTCGAAGTGGTGGGATCATATTGAAACTGATGCAGTAGAAACAAAAAAAGACATTGTTGAAGCAGCCCTAGAAAAAACCTTGCAGGAATTGGCCGATCAGTTGGGAAAAAAGGATTCGGAATGGTTGTGGAAAAAGGTGGTAGTGCTAGAACATCCGCATCCCTTGGGAGCCAAAAAGCCTTTGGATAAGATTTTTAATGTAAAAACAGTTCCTGTGACTGCGAATGAAGAATCGGTCAATAAGCTACCTTTTAAACTGAATGGCGATGGAATATACAAAGTAAATTCAGGACCGGCCATGCGAATCATCGTAGATTTTGCAGATGTAGATGGCGCTATTTCTGTGTTACCCACAGGTCAGAGTGGGAATGTTTTCAGTAAGTATTACAAAGATCAAGCTCATATGTTTGCCACAGGGAATTACCGACCCATGTTGATGAATGCACAAGAAATAAAGGAAAAAGCGACATCTACACTCACAATTCTAAGAGAGTAG
- a CDS encoding lycopene cyclase family protein: MTRYDYIICGFGCAGMSLVYQLLQSPLKNARIALVDESNKQDNDRTWCYWAKEPVAAHPKNTELVSWNSVQVQVGEKKIVKALDGLHYYHIKSSDFYKEILTLVEQHPNVTFIQSKVEFINTLADKSTAVTLANGDTLSASKTFNSIPLGQQLEPNTLKQVFLGWKIQTDASFFDPSVPTLMHFPDGSFTENEFFYILPFNETTALVEYTLYTTQALDMEALKGKLEEYLRDILPCTYKIIFEEHGAIPMTTKIQGKSTSSNIIEIGSIAGCIKPSTGYTFYDIQKHSEELVTQLLQEDTVYKGWIRKTRFQFYDNILLNIAKKWPEKLPSIFAQMFAKNQGAQVLRFLHEETSLWEDLQILAKFKYGIFIKSLLNYEKN; this comes from the coding sequence ATGACTAGATACGATTATATCATTTGCGGTTTTGGCTGTGCAGGCATGAGTTTAGTATATCAACTCCTTCAGAGTCCTCTCAAAAATGCTCGTATTGCGCTCGTAGATGAATCCAATAAACAAGATAACGATCGTACTTGGTGTTATTGGGCAAAAGAACCAGTTGCTGCTCACCCAAAAAACACTGAATTAGTATCCTGGAATTCAGTTCAGGTTCAGGTTGGTGAAAAAAAAATAGTGAAAGCCTTAGACGGATTACATTATTATCACATCAAGTCGTCCGATTTTTACAAGGAAATTTTAACCCTCGTAGAGCAGCATCCCAATGTAACTTTTATACAATCAAAGGTAGAATTCATTAATACTTTAGCAGATAAGAGTACAGCTGTAACGCTTGCCAATGGAGACACTCTTTCTGCATCTAAAACATTCAATAGTATCCCTTTAGGGCAACAGTTAGAGCCAAACACTTTAAAACAGGTCTTTTTAGGTTGGAAAATTCAGACAGATGCTTCATTCTTTGATCCCTCTGTACCTACACTTATGCACTTCCCTGATGGAAGTTTCACAGAAAATGAATTTTTCTACATCCTGCCCTTCAACGAAACTACAGCCTTGGTAGAATATACCTTGTATACTACTCAGGCTTTAGATATGGAAGCATTAAAAGGAAAGTTAGAGGAATATTTAAGAGACATACTTCCATGTACTTATAAGATCATTTTTGAAGAACATGGTGCCATTCCGATGACCACTAAAATTCAAGGAAAGTCCACTTCAAGTAATATTATTGAAATAGGTTCAATCGCAGGGTGTATTAAGCCTTCTACTGGGTATACATTTTATGATATTCAAAAACACAGCGAAGAATTGGTTACGCAGTTATTACAAGAAGATACTGTTTACAAAGGTTGGATACGAAAAACACGTTTTCAGTTTTATGACAATATCCTATTGAATATTGCAAAAAAATGGCCTGAAAAACTTCCTTCGATCTTCGCCCAAATGTTTGCCAAAAATCAAGGAGCACAAGTTTTGCGATTCTTGCATGAGGAGACTTCCCTCTGGGAAGACCTTCAAATCTTAGCTAAATTTAAATACGGAATTTTTATAAAATCACTGCTCAATTATGAGAAAAATTGA